One part of the Candidatus Zixiibacteriota bacterium genome encodes these proteins:
- a CDS encoding TldD/PmbA family protein yields MSVPTDKASIIKLLDDTLSRSPGEQTELVYIGQREATTRFAEDVIHQNMAAGDARVIVRLVKDGRVAISSTNDLTSAGLDRAMSDALQIAAWLAPDEGFPGFVQSPVAPVVEAFFPATADCSPAQRAGAVAAIVSAGRKSGIQSSGLYQTGTETIAVANSAGTRQFFAGTKAELSVSASDDPLLGQGWSTAAQRNVALIDAESIGRVAIDKAVRSRNPIAIPAGDYTVILEPAAVGQLLLFLGFLAFSGKSFAQGRGVFSGKLGETVTGANITIHEDPFLPEYPGVPFDYEGIPKQKVVLIENGIARGVVHDTRTAKMAGGTSTGHALPADNARGPYPKNLTLLPGTATMEEMIASMARGLLITHFWYLNYLNPMKAQVSGSTRDGTFLIANGAIMGPVKNLRATPAILEAFARAEQIGRERVFYPQYSAMMFVPAMKIAGFPFVEDTE; encoded by the coding sequence ATGAGCGTTCCGACTGACAAGGCATCGATCATCAAGCTCCTGGACGACACGCTGTCGCGTTCCCCCGGTGAACAGACCGAGTTGGTCTATATCGGACAGCGCGAAGCCACGACCCGGTTCGCCGAGGACGTCATCCATCAGAACATGGCCGCGGGCGATGCCCGGGTCATCGTGCGGCTGGTCAAGGATGGCCGGGTGGCGATTTCTTCGACCAACGATCTGACGTCTGCCGGTCTCGATCGGGCCATGAGCGATGCCCTCCAGATTGCCGCGTGGCTGGCGCCGGATGAGGGTTTTCCCGGTTTCGTGCAGTCGCCCGTTGCACCGGTTGTTGAGGCGTTCTTTCCGGCGACCGCGGATTGCTCCCCGGCGCAGCGGGCCGGTGCGGTAGCGGCCATTGTCTCTGCGGGTCGCAAGAGCGGGATACAATCATCCGGACTGTATCAAACCGGCACGGAGACCATCGCCGTGGCCAATTCCGCCGGCACGCGCCAGTTCTTTGCCGGGACGAAGGCCGAACTGTCGGTGTCGGCGTCGGACGATCCTCTCTTGGGGCAGGGATGGTCCACGGCCGCGCAACGGAATGTCGCGTTGATTGATGCCGAATCGATCGGACGGGTCGCCATCGACAAGGCAGTGCGCTCACGCAATCCCATTGCCATACCCGCCGGTGACTACACGGTGATTCTCGAGCCCGCGGCGGTCGGGCAACTGTTGCTCTTCCTCGGGTTCTTGGCATTCTCCGGTAAATCGTTTGCGCAGGGGCGTGGCGTGTTCTCCGGCAAACTCGGTGAGACAGTGACCGGGGCGAACATCACGATCCACGAGGACCCATTTCTGCCGGAGTATCCCGGCGTCCCATTCGACTACGAGGGGATTCCGAAACAGAAGGTGGTGTTGATCGAGAACGGCATCGCCAGAGGTGTTGTGCATGACACGCGCACGGCGAAGATGGCGGGGGGAACATCGACCGGGCATGCGCTTCCCGCCGACAATGCACGGGGACCGTACCCGAAGAACCTGACGCTGCTCCCCGGCACCGCGACGATGGAGGAGATGATCGCCTCGATGGCACGCGGGCTTCTGATCACGCATTTCTGGTACCTGAACTATCTGAATCCGATGAAGGCGCAGGTCTCCGGTTCGACGCGGGACGGGACATTCCTCATCGCGAACGGCGCCATCATGGGCCCCGTGAAGAATCTCCGTGCCACCCCGGCGATCCTCGAAGCGTTCGCGCGCGCCGAGCAGATCGGACGGGAGCGCGTGTTCTATCCCCAGTATTCGGCGATGATGTTTGTCCCGGCGATGAAGATTGCCGGGTTCCCATTTGTTGAAGACACCGAGTGA
- the prmC gene encoding peptide chain release factor N(5)-glutamine methyltransferase codes for MSTRMTVAQWRQRLRECLAPVAGYLAPFEADRLLGEVVSAGPTELTVRRQELISEADEHRLQYLATDRLTGRPLSYVLGHVEFCGLDFLCDERALIPRPETEGLAEVALKTLPPLREGVQLLAIDVGTGSGNIALALAHHRPDLVVVATDISAAALALAGENRARVGLTERVHFVRGDTLSMFAPGIADIIVSNPPYVIPGDPNLDPSVSAHEPAAALYSGPTGVEFIAGLLTQSADVLRPGGFLVCEIGYDQGSSVRKLVGRDPRWGPPSLHRDLAGIERVAVAQRL; via the coding sequence ATGTCGACGAGAATGACCGTCGCTCAATGGCGGCAGCGACTCCGGGAATGTCTGGCGCCGGTCGCGGGTTACCTGGCACCGTTCGAGGCCGACCGCCTGTTGGGTGAGGTTGTCAGTGCAGGTCCGACCGAATTGACGGTGCGCCGCCAGGAGTTGATCTCCGAAGCCGATGAGCATCGTTTGCAGTATCTTGCGACAGACCGCCTGACCGGCCGGCCGCTGTCGTACGTGCTCGGACATGTGGAGTTTTGCGGCTTGGACTTCCTCTGTGATGAACGTGCACTGATCCCGCGTCCCGAAACCGAGGGATTGGCAGAGGTTGCATTGAAGACCCTCCCGCCGCTCCGGGAGGGCGTACAACTTCTCGCCATCGACGTCGGCACCGGCTCGGGGAACATCGCCCTGGCCTTGGCTCACCACCGCCCCGATCTGGTGGTCGTTGCCACTGACATCTCCGCCGCCGCATTGGCACTGGCCGGGGAGAACCGTGCCCGGGTCGGACTCACTGAACGCGTGCACTTTGTGAGAGGCGACACCTTGTCGATGTTTGCCCCCGGCATTGCCGACATCATCGTGAGCAATCCCCCGTATGTCATTCCGGGCGACCCGAATCTCGATCCATCAGTGTCGGCCCATGAGCCGGCCGCCGCGCTGTACAGCGGCCCGACCGGCGTCGAGTTCATCGCCGGGTTGCTCACACAATCGGCTGATGTCCTCCGTCCTGGCGGCTTCCTGGTCTGTGAGATTGGCTACGACCAAGGGTCGTCCGTACGGAAGTTGGTGGGTCGTGATCCACGCTGGGGGCCGCCGTCATTGCACCGGGATCTGGCGGGAATTGAGCGGGTTGCGGTGGCTCAAAGGCTCTAA
- a CDS encoding TldD/PmbA family protein produces MPDLKDIEQAGQLVASVRKSQASYADFRAVRITTEDVALADGQVDRIDRKVSFGFGVRALVDGAWGFAAAPGCDETSARTVLEEAIAIAHASALLMKEPVTLAPVKAVQADYKTLVITDPFAVELKEKVEFLRHLDSLLRETEGINQTETFLSFRREEKWFYSSAGAVITQTITHSGGGLSAAAMKSRREIGERSFPTSGGQHQTGGYEIITALNLEAGCKPTAEEAVTLLSAPVLPERTTTLLLSGDLVSLQIHESIGHPLELDRVFGSERNFSGTSFAAPGHLGTLPYAADFVTVTSDPSAPGGLGTYGYDDEGVPAAPVVLIKDGVLVDYLSSRETAARLNRQSSGAMRAESWFDLPLVRMTNINLTPGSGSLDSLIADTEDGVLIATPAAWSIDDRREKFQLGGEIAWEIKNGQRGQIYKNPVYSGTTVEFWRSCDRICGPEAYTIWGTPSCGKGQPGQNMRTGQGASPARFRNVKVGQAA; encoded by the coding sequence CGAACAGGCGGGGCAGTTGGTGGCCTCGGTACGGAAGTCGCAGGCATCCTATGCCGATTTCCGTGCCGTGCGCATCACCACCGAGGATGTTGCTCTGGCCGACGGCCAAGTCGACAGGATCGACCGTAAGGTCTCCTTCGGTTTCGGCGTGCGTGCGCTGGTCGATGGCGCCTGGGGTTTCGCTGCGGCTCCCGGCTGCGATGAGACGTCCGCGCGCACCGTCCTGGAAGAAGCCATCGCCATCGCGCACGCCTCGGCTCTGTTGATGAAGGAACCCGTGACACTGGCGCCGGTGAAGGCGGTGCAGGCCGACTACAAGACACTGGTGATAACAGATCCGTTCGCCGTTGAGCTCAAGGAAAAAGTCGAGTTCTTGCGGCATCTCGATTCACTCCTCCGTGAAACCGAAGGGATCAATCAGACCGAGACGTTTCTGAGTTTCCGTCGCGAGGAGAAGTGGTTCTACTCTTCAGCGGGAGCGGTGATCACGCAAACGATCACGCACTCCGGCGGAGGATTGTCGGCGGCGGCGATGAAGTCACGTCGCGAGATCGGCGAGCGCTCATTCCCCACGTCCGGCGGGCAGCACCAGACCGGCGGATATGAGATCATCACCGCACTCAATCTGGAGGCGGGGTGCAAACCGACGGCGGAGGAGGCGGTCACGCTGTTGAGTGCGCCGGTGCTGCCGGAGCGAACGACGACGCTGCTCCTGTCTGGAGACCTGGTCTCGCTGCAAATTCACGAGTCGATCGGACACCCGTTGGAACTCGACCGCGTCTTTGGCTCGGAGCGGAACTTCTCAGGGACCAGCTTTGCGGCTCCTGGCCATCTGGGGACTCTTCCGTACGCCGCGGACTTTGTCACTGTGACCTCCGACCCTTCTGCTCCTGGCGGTCTGGGTACATATGGATACGATGATGAGGGTGTGCCCGCCGCGCCGGTGGTTTTGATCAAAGACGGAGTGCTCGTTGACTACCTCTCCTCGCGCGAGACGGCGGCGCGTTTGAATCGGCAATCGTCGGGCGCGATGCGGGCCGAATCGTGGTTCGATCTGCCCCTGGTGCGGATGACCAACATCAACTTGACCCCCGGCTCGGGCTCACTGGATTCCTTGATCGCCGATACCGAAGATGGCGTTTTGATTGCGACGCCGGCGGCTTGGTCGATCGATGACCGCCGTGAGAAGTTCCAACTGGGCGGCGAAATCGCCTGGGAGATCAAGAACGGTCAGCGGGGACAGATCTACAAGAACCCGGTCTACTCGGGGACTACCGTGGAATTCTGGCGCAGTTGCGATCGTATTTGTGGCCCGGAGGCGTACACGATCTGGGGAACCCCCAGTTGCGGCAAGGGACAGCCGGGACAGAACATGCGCACCGGCCAGGGTGCCTCCCCGGCCCGCTTCCGAAACGTCAAAGTGGGGCAGGCGGCGTGA
- the tdh gene encoding L-threonine 3-dehydrogenase has product MKMKAIVKTRPAEGAELLDVDIPKIAPDQVLLKVKATSICGTDVHIYQWERWAQSRIGAARLPQILGHEVAGEVVEVGAQVRSLKRGDLISVETHIPCGHCRQCLSGQMHICQNLKIFGVDRDGCFAEYVAVPEVVAWKNDPSLPPEIASVQEPLGNAVYCTLVEPVSGKTVLIFGDGPIALFAVGVAKASGASQIVLAGMEPARLEIARRMGADATINVLQRDTVQAIREETEGVGMDVVLEMAGAQKAIEQAFKCVRKGGRVSAFGIPSGPVELDWNNALVFRGVTVYGINGRLMFDTWVTVRNLLTSGRLDITPVITHTLPLAEFAKGFDLMMTSPKQSGKVVLFP; this is encoded by the coding sequence ATGAAGATGAAGGCGATAGTGAAGACCCGTCCGGCCGAGGGCGCGGAACTCCTCGACGTTGACATCCCCAAAATCGCCCCGGATCAGGTCCTCCTCAAGGTCAAGGCGACCTCCATCTGCGGCACCGACGTCCACATTTATCAATGGGAGCGTTGGGCGCAGAGCCGGATCGGCGCGGCGCGACTGCCGCAGATTCTGGGACACGAGGTCGCCGGTGAAGTAGTCGAAGTCGGTGCCCAGGTTCGTTCGCTCAAACGCGGCGACCTGATCTCGGTCGAGACCCACATCCCCTGCGGCCATTGCCGTCAATGTCTCAGCGGCCAGATGCACATTTGCCAGAATCTGAAGATCTTCGGCGTCGACCGCGATGGGTGTTTCGCCGAGTATGTTGCCGTTCCGGAAGTCGTGGCCTGGAAGAACGACCCCTCTCTCCCGCCGGAGATCGCTTCGGTTCAGGAGCCGCTGGGCAACGCCGTCTATTGCACCTTGGTCGAGCCGGTCAGCGGGAAGACCGTCCTGATCTTCGGCGATGGGCCGATCGCGCTGTTCGCGGTCGGCGTGGCGAAGGCGAGCGGCGCCTCTCAGATTGTCCTGGCAGGGATGGAACCGGCCCGTCTCGAGATCGCCCGACGCATGGGAGCCGACGCGACGATCAATGTCCTGCAGCGGGACACTGTGCAAGCCATCCGCGAGGAAACAGAGGGTGTCGGGATGGACGTGGTCCTGGAGATGGCCGGGGCACAGAAGGCGATCGAGCAGGCCTTCAAATGTGTCCGCAAAGGTGGGCGCGTCTCGGCGTTCGGTATACCCTCCGGACCCGTGGAATTGGACTGGAACAATGCCCTGGTGTTTCGCGGCGTGACCGTCTATGGCATCAACGGGCGCCTGATGTTCGACACTTGGGTCACCGTGCGCAACCTGCTCACGTCGGGGCGGCTCGATATCACTCCGGTGATCACGCACACGTTGCCGTTGGCCGAGTTTGCGAAGGGGTTTGATTTGATGATGACCTCACCTAAACAATCGGGCAAGGTCGTGCTGTTTCCGTGA